A stretch of Corallococcus macrosporus DNA encodes these proteins:
- a CDS encoding YsnF/AvaK domain-containing protein, producing MMIKRNDIKEGMTVRSIDGEKLGKVFAVSEGEFHIEKGMFFPKDYLVRYSEVSDIRDGEIILNHGREALSSLSDSGGVMAGRGGGAGVGPGALGATAATATGSNVGGIGAGVGTGARTAGIQDRDLRTDMRASDLQGKERIANDDVTLRTHHEELGVTKHQRAAGEAQVRKVVVEEMKTVEVPLRHEEVEVVRRVAKDPVPGDMAAFREETIRIPLSAEEAELTKRTYTDEEISIHKRDIEEQERLQGSVRREEVDGVTVVRTDADVDEERRRTGYNANADIDPLKRE from the coding sequence ATGATGATCAAGCGCAACGACATCAAGGAAGGGATGACGGTCCGCAGCATCGACGGCGAGAAGCTGGGCAAGGTGTTCGCCGTGAGTGAGGGCGAGTTCCACATCGAGAAGGGGATGTTCTTCCCGAAGGACTACCTGGTCCGCTACTCGGAGGTGAGCGACATCCGTGACGGGGAGATCATCCTCAACCACGGCCGCGAGGCGCTGAGCAGCCTGTCGGACTCCGGCGGCGTCATGGCGGGCCGGGGCGGCGGCGCGGGCGTGGGCCCCGGGGCCCTGGGCGCGACGGCGGCGACGGCGACCGGCAGCAACGTGGGAGGAATTGGCGCGGGCGTGGGTACCGGCGCGCGGACGGCCGGCATCCAGGACCGCGACCTGCGCACCGACATGCGGGCCAGCGACCTGCAGGGCAAGGAGCGCATCGCGAACGACGACGTCACGCTGCGCACGCACCATGAGGAGCTGGGCGTGACCAAGCATCAGCGCGCCGCGGGCGAGGCCCAGGTGCGCAAGGTCGTCGTGGAGGAGATGAAGACGGTGGAGGTCCCGCTGCGCCACGAGGAGGTGGAGGTGGTGCGCCGCGTGGCGAAGGACCCGGTCCCCGGCGACATGGCGGCCTTCCGCGAGGAGACCATCCGCATCCCGCTGAGCGCGGAGGAGGCGGAGCTGACCAAGCGCACGTACACGGATGAGGAGATCAGCATCCACAAGCGCGACATCGAGGAGCAGGAGCGGTTGCAGGGCAGCGTCCGCCGCGAGGAGGTGGACGGCGTGACGGTGGTGCGCACCGACGCCGACGTGGACGAAGAGCGGCGCCGCACCGGCTACAACGCGAACGCGGACATCGATCCGCTCAAGCGCGAGTAG
- a CDS encoding ATP-binding cassette domain-containing protein → MSEPVKVLGERRAFDPLLTVQDLQVRYGAIQALRGVSLTVGKGEMVALIGANGAGKTSTLRAVSGMLKPSAGRITLAGQDITGLKAHQLVPRGMAHAPEGRGIFPNLTVFENLELGAYLRKDTAQVRQDMDKGFGLFPVLRERQKQLAGTLSGGEQQMLAIARALLSKPQLLLLDEPSLGLAPQVTETIFRTLREVNATGVSVLLVEQNAHLALNAAHYGYVLETGEVVMAGPGKALLDSAEIRRAYLGE, encoded by the coding sequence GTGAGCGAGCCGGTGAAGGTGCTGGGCGAGCGGCGCGCGTTCGACCCGCTGCTGACGGTGCAGGACCTCCAGGTCCGCTACGGCGCCATCCAGGCGCTGCGGGGCGTGTCCCTGACGGTGGGCAAGGGCGAGATGGTGGCCCTCATCGGCGCCAACGGCGCCGGCAAGACGAGCACCCTGCGCGCGGTGAGCGGCATGCTCAAGCCGTCCGCGGGCCGCATCACGCTCGCGGGGCAGGACATCACGGGCCTCAAGGCGCACCAGCTGGTGCCGCGCGGCATGGCGCACGCGCCGGAGGGACGGGGCATCTTCCCCAACCTCACCGTGTTCGAGAACCTGGAGCTGGGCGCGTACCTGCGCAAGGACACCGCCCAGGTGCGCCAGGACATGGACAAGGGCTTCGGCCTCTTCCCGGTGCTGCGCGAGCGCCAGAAGCAGCTGGCCGGCACGCTCTCCGGCGGCGAGCAGCAGATGCTGGCCATTGCCCGGGCGCTGCTCTCCAAGCCGCAGCTGCTGCTCCTGGATGAGCCGTCCCTGGGCCTGGCGCCGCAGGTGACGGAGACCATCTTCCGCACGCTGCGCGAGGTGAACGCCACCGGCGTCAGCGTGCTCCTGGTGGAGCAGAACGCGCACCTGGCCCTCAACGCCGCCCACTACGGCTACGTGCTGGAGACGGGCGAGGTGGTGATGGCCGGCCCGGGCAAGGCGCTGCTGGACAGCGCCGAGATTCGGCGCGCGTACCTGGGCGAATAG
- a CDS encoding branched-chain amino acid ABC transporter permease — protein sequence MSQLLQHLINGLAAGTIYALVALGYTMVYGVLKLINFAHGDVMMVGVYMGYATAFALGRQAQRSLWGVVVIFAVAMVGCALLGFLIERFAYRPLREKPRLTALITAIGISFALSYGFQLDIGFLPGASPRAFPEVIVPSEWFIVGDRDVVVWNWQVISFLIAVGLMAALQFLVYRTRFGKAMRAVSFDHRTAALMGIPTDRIIALTFMLSSALAAGAGLLYAIKDTSVSPLMGLYVGLKAFVAAVIGGIGNVPGAVVGALLLGLVEEFVVGYAASTWRDAVAFAFLILVLLVKPGGLFGRVAAEKV from the coding sequence ATGTCGCAGCTCCTCCAGCACCTCATCAATGGTCTGGCCGCCGGCACCATCTACGCCCTGGTCGCGCTGGGCTACACGATGGTGTACGGCGTCCTCAAGCTCATCAACTTCGCCCACGGCGACGTGATGATGGTCGGCGTCTACATGGGCTACGCGACCGCCTTCGCCCTCGGGCGCCAGGCGCAGCGTTCCCTGTGGGGCGTGGTCGTCATCTTCGCGGTGGCCATGGTGGGGTGCGCGCTGCTCGGCTTCCTCATCGAGCGCTTCGCCTACCGCCCCCTGCGTGAGAAGCCGCGCCTCACCGCGCTCATCACCGCCATCGGCATCTCGTTCGCGCTGTCGTACGGCTTCCAGCTGGACATCGGTTTCCTGCCGGGCGCGTCCCCCCGGGCCTTCCCGGAGGTCATCGTCCCCAGCGAGTGGTTCATCGTGGGCGACCGCGACGTGGTGGTGTGGAACTGGCAGGTCATCAGCTTCCTCATCGCCGTGGGGCTGATGGCCGCGCTCCAGTTCCTCGTGTACCGCACGCGCTTCGGCAAGGCGATGCGCGCGGTGTCCTTCGACCACCGCACCGCGGCGCTGATGGGCATCCCCACCGACCGCATCATCGCGCTGACGTTCATGCTCTCCAGCGCGCTGGCGGCGGGCGCGGGCCTGCTCTACGCCATCAAGGACACGTCCGTGAGCCCGCTCATGGGTCTGTACGTGGGCTTGAAGGCCTTCGTGGCGGCGGTCATCGGCGGCATCGGCAACGTGCCGGGCGCCGTGGTGGGCGCGCTCCTCCTGGGCCTGGTGGAGGAGTTCGTCGTGGGCTACGCGGCCAGCACCTGGCGTGACGCGGTGGCCTTCGCCTTCCTCATCCTGGTGCTGCTGGTGAAGCCGGGCGGTCTGTTCGGCCGCGTCGCGGCGGAGAAGGTCTGA
- a CDS encoding branched-chain amino acid ABC transporter permease gives MAAPGVTTLTGVDTGRVPPALRGLLPVLIAVPVLALAEVLLGSSPFATYLLSVVGVNIILAVSLNIVNGMTGQFSIGHAGFMAVGAYIAGVTSLELKEVALSFLPVAASDQVLFTVALLAGGACAALCGFLVGLPSLRLRGDYLAIVTLGFGEIIRVVVQNTEAFGRALGLSGIPQYSSVAMVYFWVFLVVLVARRIAGSSHGRSLWAIREDEVAAEAMGVDTTGYKVRAFVISSFFAGIAGGLFAHFVPIINPGSFTFVKSMEIVVMVVLGGLGSSTGAIVAAIFLTLLPEGLRSLFGALGAEGSLAQKVDQIRMPVYGILLVVLMLARPQGLFGTKELWDVLPRWLPRKKKGLT, from the coding sequence ATGGCGGCCCCTGGCGTAACGACGCTGACCGGCGTGGACACGGGCCGCGTGCCCCCGGCCCTGCGCGGCCTGTTGCCCGTGCTCATCGCGGTGCCGGTGCTGGCGCTGGCGGAGGTGCTGCTGGGCTCCTCGCCCTTCGCCACGTACCTGCTGTCCGTGGTGGGGGTGAACATCATCCTCGCGGTGAGCCTCAACATCGTGAACGGCATGACGGGCCAGTTCTCCATTGGCCACGCGGGCTTCATGGCCGTGGGCGCGTACATCGCGGGCGTCACGTCGCTGGAGCTCAAGGAGGTGGCGCTGTCCTTCCTCCCGGTGGCGGCCAGCGACCAGGTGCTCTTCACCGTGGCGCTGCTCGCGGGCGGCGCCTGCGCGGCCTTGTGCGGCTTCCTCGTGGGCCTGCCGTCCTTGCGGCTGCGCGGGGACTACCTGGCCATCGTCACGCTGGGCTTCGGTGAGATCATCCGCGTGGTGGTGCAGAACACGGAGGCCTTCGGCCGCGCGCTGGGCCTGTCCGGCATCCCGCAGTACTCCAGCGTGGCCATGGTGTACTTCTGGGTCTTCCTGGTGGTGCTGGTGGCCCGGAGAATCGCGGGCTCCAGCCACGGCCGCAGCCTGTGGGCCATCCGCGAGGATGAAGTGGCCGCGGAGGCCATGGGCGTGGACACCACCGGCTACAAGGTCCGCGCGTTCGTCATCTCGTCGTTCTTCGCGGGCATCGCGGGCGGCCTGTTCGCGCACTTCGTGCCCATCATCAACCCGGGCTCGTTCACCTTCGTGAAGTCCATGGAGATCGTCGTCATGGTGGTGCTGGGCGGGCTGGGCTCCAGCACGGGCGCCATCGTCGCGGCCATCTTCCTCACGCTGCTGCCCGAAGGCCTGCGCTCGCTGTTCGGCGCGCTGGGCGCGGAGGGGAGCCTGGCGCAGAAGGTGGATCAGATCCGCATGCCCGTGTACGGCATCCTGCTGGTCGTGCTGATGCTGGCGCGGCCGCAGGGCCTGTTCGGCACGAAGGAGCTCTGGGACGTGCTGCCCCGGTGGCTTCCCCGGAAGAAGAAGGGGCTGACATGA
- the dnaK gene encoding molecular chaperone DnaK — protein MAKVIGIDLGTTNSCVAVMEGGEPVVIPNSEGSRTTPSMVGFTDSGERLVGQIAKRQAITNPENTVFAAKRLIGRKYDSPEARKAIGVSSFKVAPSPNGDAWVEIRGKGYSPPEVSAIVLMKMKQTAEDYLGEPVTEAVITVPAYFNDSQRQATKDAGRIAGLNVLRIINEPTAAALAYGLDKVKDATTERVAVYDLGGGTFDISILELTAGVFEVKSTNGDTFLGGEDFDQRLIDYLAKRFAEQNNGLDLRKDRMALQRLKEAAERAKHELSSAPETEVNLPFITADASGPKHLTETVDRATFEALVADLIDRSIEPCRIALKDAGVTAQAINQVLLVGGMTRMPRVQQKVKEFFGKEPHKGINPDEVVAVGAAIQGGVLKGEVKDVLLLDVTPLSLGVETAGGVFTKIIDKNTTIPCKKGQVFSTAVDNQPLVSVHVLQGEREMAADNKTLARFELVGIPPAPRGVPQIEVSFDIDANGIVHVSARDLGTGKQQQVRVVGNSGLSEAEIQAMINDAQSHSADDKKKKELAELRNNADGLIYTTEKSLEEYANLLSEKDRGEIQADLERLRSVLNTSDAGALKEAFQRLEGSAYRIADAIYTDQAKSG, from the coding sequence ATGGCGAAGGTGATTGGAATCGACCTGGGCACCACCAACTCCTGCGTCGCCGTGATGGAAGGCGGCGAGCCGGTGGTCATCCCCAACAGCGAAGGCAGCCGCACCACGCCCTCCATGGTGGGCTTCACCGACTCCGGTGAGCGCCTGGTGGGCCAGATTGCCAAGCGGCAGGCCATCACCAACCCGGAGAACACCGTCTTCGCGGCCAAGCGGCTCATCGGCCGGAAGTACGACTCGCCGGAGGCGAGGAAGGCCATTGGCGTCTCCTCCTTCAAGGTGGCGCCCAGCCCCAACGGCGACGCGTGGGTGGAGATCCGCGGCAAGGGCTACAGCCCGCCGGAAGTCTCCGCCATCGTGCTGATGAAGATGAAGCAGACGGCGGAGGACTACCTGGGTGAGCCCGTCACCGAGGCCGTCATCACCGTCCCCGCCTACTTCAACGACAGCCAGCGCCAGGCGACGAAGGACGCGGGCCGCATCGCGGGCCTCAACGTGCTGCGCATCATCAACGAGCCCACGGCCGCGGCGCTCGCGTACGGCCTGGACAAGGTGAAGGACGCGACCACGGAGCGCGTCGCCGTCTACGACCTGGGCGGCGGCACGTTCGATATCTCCATCCTGGAGCTCACCGCCGGCGTGTTCGAGGTGAAGAGCACCAACGGCGACACGTTCCTGGGCGGCGAGGACTTCGACCAGCGCCTCATCGACTACCTGGCCAAGCGCTTCGCGGAGCAGAACAACGGCCTGGACCTGCGCAAGGACCGCATGGCGCTCCAGCGCCTGAAGGAAGCCGCCGAGCGCGCCAAGCACGAGCTGTCCAGCGCCCCGGAGACGGAGGTCAACCTCCCGTTCATCACCGCGGACGCGTCCGGCCCCAAGCACCTCACGGAGACCGTGGACCGGGCCACCTTCGAGGCCCTGGTCGCGGACCTCATCGACCGCTCCATCGAGCCGTGCCGCATCGCGCTCAAGGACGCAGGCGTCACCGCGCAGGCCATCAACCAGGTCCTCCTGGTGGGCGGCATGACGCGCATGCCGCGCGTGCAGCAGAAGGTGAAGGAGTTCTTCGGCAAGGAGCCCCACAAGGGCATCAACCCGGACGAGGTCGTCGCCGTGGGCGCGGCCATCCAGGGCGGCGTGCTCAAGGGCGAGGTGAAGGACGTCCTCCTGCTGGACGTCACGCCGCTGTCGCTGGGCGTGGAGACGGCGGGCGGCGTCTTCACGAAGATCATCGACAAGAACACCACCATCCCCTGCAAGAAGGGCCAGGTGTTCTCCACCGCGGTGGACAACCAGCCGCTCGTGTCCGTGCACGTCCTGCAGGGCGAGCGCGAGATGGCGGCGGACAACAAGACGCTGGCGCGCTTCGAGCTCGTCGGCATCCCGCCCGCGCCGCGCGGCGTGCCGCAGATTGAAGTGTCCTTCGACATCGACGCGAACGGCATCGTGCACGTGAGCGCGCGCGACCTGGGCACCGGCAAGCAGCAGCAGGTGCGCGTGGTGGGCAACTCCGGCCTGTCCGAGGCCGAAATCCAGGCGATGATCAACGACGCCCAGTCGCACTCCGCGGACGACAAGAAGAAGAAGGAGCTGGCGGAGCTGCGCAACAACGCGGACGGGCTCATCTACACCACGGAGAAGAGCCTGGAGGAGTACGCCAACCTCCTGTCGGAGAAGGACCGCGGCGAAATCCAGGCGGACCTGGAGCGCCTGCGCTCCGTGCTCAACACCTCCGACGCGGGCGCCCTGAAGGAGGCCTTCCAGCGCCTGGAGGGCAGCGCGTACCGCATCGCGGACGCCATCTACACCGACCAGGCGAAGTCCGGCTGA
- a CDS encoding serine/threonine-protein kinase produces MAVNRMADDILEDCLERGLDLDTGLDVFLTQCARMVHAKAGFVSLRGTRGPVLTRVLGELGADVFEAAHWSGPRKLREGRMLFCQQLTLGRLNLGGLGLVVDGDFEDGGKRVMGLVEAIGEQLDSAVLSFLALTDGRGPLERLDELDVDGTPVNRGRIGRYEIVRPLGTGGMAQVLIARTRGPEGLGRLVALKRILPHLTAQPEMVQQFLDEARIGLRLSHPNLVHVYDFGEAQGAYYIAMELVNGIDLDRLLRASKGPVEPAVASAIVSQALLGLHAAHGLKGEDGASLDLVHRDLSPHNLMVGFDGQVKVLDFGVAKVRAQRTVTLPGIVKGKPLYMSPEQALGQKLDARSDLFAMGLILYQSLTGRRAFERDDEMATMKAICQEKLTKPPEVPAPLWNVLSVALSKAPEARFDSAHAMADRLVSACPPARDTVLAALAGRLFPERLRDSQRLETTMDRAREAPTRATPPARAPR; encoded by the coding sequence ATGGCCGTGAACCGGATGGCCGACGACATCCTCGAGGACTGCCTGGAGCGGGGGCTGGACCTCGACACCGGCCTGGACGTGTTCCTCACGCAGTGCGCCCGGATGGTGCACGCGAAGGCGGGCTTCGTGTCCCTGCGCGGGACGCGGGGGCCCGTGCTGACGCGCGTCCTGGGGGAGCTGGGGGCGGACGTCTTCGAGGCGGCCCACTGGAGCGGCCCCCGGAAGCTGCGCGAGGGCCGGATGCTCTTCTGCCAGCAGCTCACCCTGGGGCGGCTGAACCTGGGCGGGCTGGGGCTGGTGGTGGACGGGGACTTCGAGGACGGCGGCAAGCGGGTGATGGGGCTGGTGGAGGCCATTGGCGAGCAGCTGGACTCCGCCGTGCTGTCCTTCCTGGCGCTGACGGACGGCCGGGGCCCGCTGGAGCGGCTGGACGAACTGGACGTGGACGGCACGCCGGTGAACCGCGGGCGCATTGGCCGCTATGAAATCGTGCGGCCCCTGGGCACGGGCGGCATGGCGCAGGTGCTCATCGCGCGCACGCGCGGGCCGGAGGGGCTGGGGCGGCTGGTGGCGCTCAAGCGCATCCTGCCCCACCTGACGGCCCAGCCGGAGATGGTGCAGCAGTTCCTGGACGAGGCGCGCATCGGCCTGCGGCTGTCGCACCCCAACCTCGTGCACGTCTACGACTTCGGCGAGGCGCAGGGCGCGTACTACATCGCCATGGAGCTGGTGAACGGCATCGACCTGGACCGGCTGCTGCGCGCCAGCAAGGGGCCCGTGGAGCCGGCGGTGGCGTCCGCCATCGTGTCGCAGGCGCTCCTGGGGCTGCACGCCGCGCACGGGCTCAAGGGCGAGGACGGCGCGTCCCTGGACCTGGTGCACCGCGACCTGTCGCCGCACAACCTGATGGTGGGCTTCGACGGCCAGGTGAAGGTGCTGGACTTCGGCGTGGCCAAGGTGCGCGCGCAGCGCACGGTGACGCTGCCGGGCATCGTGAAGGGCAAGCCGCTCTACATGTCGCCGGAGCAGGCGCTGGGCCAGAAGCTGGACGCGCGCAGCGACCTGTTCGCCATGGGGCTCATCCTCTACCAGTCCCTCACGGGCCGGCGCGCCTTCGAGCGCGACGACGAGATGGCCACCATGAAGGCCATCTGCCAGGAGAAGCTGACGAAGCCCCCGGAGGTGCCGGCGCCCCTGTGGAACGTGCTGTCGGTGGCGCTGTCCAAGGCCCCGGAGGCCCGCTTCGACTCCGCCCACGCCATGGCGGACCGGCTGGTGTCCGCCTGTCCGCCCGCGCGCGACACGGTGCTGGCGGCGCTCGCGGGCCGGCTCTTCCCGGAGCGCCTGCGCGACTCGCAGCGGCTGGAGACCACCATGGACCGCGCGCGGGAAGCCCCCACCCGGGCCACGCCGCCAGCCCGCGCACCGCGCTGA
- a CDS encoding ABC transporter substrate-binding protein produces MRRLAPMLLAALAVLAAACEKKTQPTGEAGGQPAAQAPATAQGGGAPPAGDDVIVLGEVGALTGGQATFGISSRNGIALALKEANAAGGVKGKKLVVRVYDDQSKPEEAAQAVTRLITQDKVVLILGEVASSSSLAMAEKAQAAGVPMITPSSTNPSVTEKGDNIFRVCFIDPFQGFVMAKFARENLKLNKVAVLQDNKSAYSIGLTEVFRQKFAEMGGKITVTESYSQGDTDYRAQLTAIKKTQPEGIYVPGYYSEVGVIARQARELGLKVPLMGGDGWDSEKLFELGGSAIDGSYFSNHYSPDNPDERVKKFIADYKADYNGAVPDALAALAYDAARVAIDALKRAPDTSGPALRAAIAQTKDFPGVAGNITLDAKRNAVKSAVVLKVADGKSTYVTTISP; encoded by the coding sequence ATGCGACGACTTGCCCCGATGCTCCTCGCCGCGCTCGCCGTCCTGGCGGCCGCCTGCGAGAAGAAGACGCAGCCCACGGGAGAGGCGGGCGGCCAACCCGCGGCGCAGGCCCCGGCCACCGCGCAGGGGGGCGGCGCGCCTCCGGCCGGTGACGACGTCATCGTGCTGGGTGAAGTGGGCGCGCTGACGGGCGGTCAGGCGACCTTCGGCATCTCCAGCCGCAACGGCATCGCGCTGGCGCTGAAGGAGGCCAACGCGGCCGGCGGCGTGAAGGGCAAGAAGCTGGTCGTGCGCGTGTACGACGACCAGAGCAAGCCCGAGGAGGCGGCGCAGGCCGTCACCCGCCTCATCACCCAGGACAAGGTGGTGCTCATCCTGGGCGAGGTGGCGTCCTCCAGCTCCCTGGCCATGGCGGAGAAGGCGCAGGCGGCCGGCGTGCCCATGATCACCCCGTCGTCCACCAACCCCTCCGTGACGGAGAAGGGCGACAACATCTTCCGCGTCTGCTTCATCGACCCGTTCCAGGGCTTCGTGATGGCGAAGTTCGCGCGGGAGAACCTCAAGCTCAACAAGGTCGCCGTCCTCCAGGACAACAAGAGCGCCTACTCCATTGGCCTCACGGAGGTGTTCCGCCAGAAGTTCGCGGAGATGGGCGGCAAGATCACCGTCACGGAGAGCTACAGCCAGGGCGACACGGACTACCGCGCGCAGCTGACCGCCATCAAGAAGACGCAGCCGGAGGGCATCTACGTGCCGGGCTACTACAGCGAGGTGGGCGTCATCGCCCGCCAGGCGCGGGAGCTGGGCCTGAAGGTGCCGCTGATGGGCGGCGACGGCTGGGACTCCGAGAAGCTCTTCGAGCTGGGCGGCAGCGCCATCGACGGCAGCTACTTCTCCAACCACTACTCGCCGGACAACCCGGACGAGCGCGTGAAGAAGTTCATCGCGGACTACAAGGCGGACTACAACGGCGCGGTGCCGGACGCGCTCGCGGCGCTGGCGTATGACGCCGCGCGCGTCGCCATCGACGCGCTGAAGCGCGCCCCGGACACCAGCGGCCCGGCCCTGCGCGCGGCCATCGCGCAGACGAAGGACTTCCCCGGCGTGGCGGGCAACATCACGCTGGATGCGAAGCGCAACGCGGTGAAGTCCGCCGTGGTGCTGAAGGTCGCGGACGGCAAGTCCACCTACGTCACCACCATCTCTCCGTAA
- a CDS encoding ABC transporter ATP-binding protein, whose product MSAAVTPVSAAGTQDALLQASGVSIRFGGLKALTDFNLTVRQGDLLGLIGPNGAGKSTAFNVLTGVYQPTEGEVRVAGQRVNGWVPHQINHLGLARTFQNIRLFRALTALDNVKVACRAQGGLHPVRLGPMAKAGTALRNYRDWWRALLLTPGFQAEERELTRQAEHLLEVMGLSHRRDEEAKNLPYGEQRRLEIARALGTRPKVLLLDEPAAGMNTREKADLMVLIRRLRDEFSLGVLVIEHDMKLVMGICERITVLDHGETIARGAPAEVRSDRKVIEAYLGDSYLESHGGAA is encoded by the coding sequence ATGAGCGCCGCCGTGACCCCTGTCTCCGCCGCTGGCACGCAAGACGCGCTGCTCCAGGCGTCCGGCGTGAGCATCCGCTTCGGGGGCCTCAAGGCCCTCACGGACTTCAACCTCACCGTGCGCCAGGGGGACCTGCTGGGCCTCATCGGTCCCAACGGCGCGGGCAAGTCCACCGCGTTCAACGTGCTCACCGGCGTGTACCAGCCCACCGAGGGCGAGGTGCGCGTGGCCGGTCAGCGGGTGAATGGCTGGGTGCCGCATCAGATCAACCACCTGGGCCTCGCGCGCACGTTCCAGAACATCCGCCTGTTCCGCGCCCTCACCGCGCTGGACAACGTGAAGGTGGCCTGCCGCGCGCAAGGCGGGCTGCACCCCGTGCGCCTGGGGCCCATGGCGAAGGCGGGTACGGCGCTGCGCAACTACCGCGACTGGTGGCGCGCGCTCTTGCTCACCCCCGGCTTCCAGGCCGAGGAGCGCGAGCTGACGCGCCAGGCGGAGCACCTGCTGGAGGTCATGGGCCTGTCGCACCGCCGCGACGAGGAGGCGAAGAACCTCCCCTACGGCGAGCAGCGCCGGCTGGAGATTGCCCGGGCGCTGGGCACGCGCCCCAAGGTGCTGCTGCTGGACGAGCCCGCGGCGGGCATGAACACGCGCGAGAAGGCGGACCTGATGGTGCTCATCCGCCGGCTGCGCGACGAGTTCTCGCTGGGGGTGCTGGTCATCGAGCACGACATGAAGCTGGTGATGGGCATCTGCGAGCGCATCACCGTGCTGGACCACGGCGAGACCATCGCCCGAGGCGCTCCGGCGGAAGTGCGCAGCGACCGCAAGGTCATCGAGGCGTACCTGGGCGACAGCTACCTGGAGTCCCACGGAGGCGCGGCGTGA